In one Trichlorobacter lovleyi SZ genomic region, the following are encoded:
- a CDS encoding B12-binding domain-containing radical SAM protein, translated as MHTLLAYITASSRNHRPGDFETLLPIGLCSLYALLRSRGMPATLANLCGMNDRAIIDLLLQQRPSVVGLSHWTHNRHATLQLAGLVRQTLPDTIILLGGGHATHQAELILKHHPEVDLVAVGEAEQTLLELLEALDNGSPLTAVPGLVMRDNGTIRRTGQRPPWPDLDHLPFPFLWLHEAINVDQPLQAEFISSSRGCPAACSFCASPAFWGRRVRYRSAHSVAEEMLYLRDHYGLLYLSLRDDTFTADRRRTVELCRELIERRVNIFWNCQSRVEAIDCETLAWMRRAGCECVQLGVESGSSAMLKLLGKRITPEQVVEAADLIRQSGMQLSVYLITGIPEESDADRQQTINLIKRIQPDDLQVAPLAYYPGTALFETAVAVEKVAETLFESSRDEAVLATPNGRQQVKRLLARTAQYRNNCSMQQLLAIQRDAGYSAVTAMQAGDRYAADGDPHQAEQQYCQITQNEPDHPWGWLLLAELYEQYGQLKNAAHCYQQLLKLVPRHRPAADALRRLDH; from the coding sequence ATGCACACACTCCTTGCCTACATAACAGCCTCCTCCCGGAATCACCGCCCCGGAGATTTTGAGACCCTGCTGCCGATCGGCCTCTGCTCGTTATACGCGCTGCTGCGTTCACGGGGTATGCCGGCAACCCTGGCCAACCTGTGCGGGATGAACGACAGGGCCATTATCGACCTGCTGCTCCAGCAGCGGCCGTCAGTCGTGGGGCTTTCGCACTGGACCCACAACCGGCATGCCACCCTGCAGCTGGCCGGCCTGGTCAGGCAGACCTTGCCCGACACCATCATCCTGCTGGGCGGCGGCCATGCAACCCATCAGGCGGAGTTAATTCTCAAACATCACCCCGAAGTTGACCTGGTTGCCGTCGGCGAAGCAGAACAGACACTGCTGGAACTTTTGGAGGCACTGGACAACGGCAGCCCATTGACAGCCGTTCCCGGCCTGGTCATGCGTGACAACGGCACGATCCGGCGGACCGGGCAACGCCCACCCTGGCCGGATCTGGATCACCTGCCGTTTCCCTTTCTCTGGCTCCATGAAGCGATTAACGTTGACCAACCGCTGCAGGCCGAATTTATCAGCAGTTCCCGCGGCTGCCCTGCCGCATGCAGCTTCTGTGCATCCCCGGCCTTCTGGGGGCGGCGGGTACGCTATCGCTCAGCCCATTCCGTGGCAGAGGAGATGCTCTACCTCCGTGACCACTATGGCCTACTGTACCTTTCCCTGCGTGATGACACCTTCACGGCAGACCGCCGCAGAACCGTCGAGCTCTGCCGCGAACTGATTGAAAGACGGGTCAACATCTTCTGGAACTGCCAGTCACGAGTTGAGGCAATTGACTGTGAAACCCTGGCATGGATGCGGCGAGCAGGCTGTGAATGCGTCCAGCTGGGGGTAGAATCAGGTTCATCAGCCATGCTAAAACTGCTGGGCAAACGGATCACGCCGGAACAGGTCGTCGAAGCGGCAGACCTGATCAGACAGAGCGGCATGCAACTTTCAGTCTACCTGATCACCGGTATTCCCGAAGAATCTGATGCCGACCGGCAGCAGACGATCAACCTGATCAAACGGATTCAACCCGATGACCTGCAGGTGGCGCCGCTGGCCTACTACCCCGGCACAGCGCTGTTTGAAACGGCTGTCGCCGTAGAAAAAGTGGCGGAGACCCTGTTTGAAAGCAGCAGGGACGAGGCCGTGCTGGCAACCCCGAACGGCCGGCAGCAGGTCAAGCGCCTGCTTGCCCGCACCGCTCAGTACCGCAACAACTGCAGCATGCAACAGCTGCTTGCCATCCAGAGGGATGCCGGTTACAGCGCCGTAACGGCCATGCAGGCCGGTGACCGTTATGCTGCGGATGGCGACCCGCACCAGGCTGAGCAACAGTACTGCCAAATCACCCAGAATGAACCTGACCACCCCTGGGGCTGGCTCTTACTTGCAGAGCTGTATGAGCAGTACGGGCAGCTCAAAAATGCAGCGCACTGTTACCAGCAGCTCTTGAAGCTGGTACCCCGGCACAGACCTGCCGCAGACGCGCTACGGCGCCTGGACCACTAA